One segment of Triticum aestivum cultivar Chinese Spring chromosome 2A, IWGSC CS RefSeq v2.1, whole genome shotgun sequence DNA contains the following:
- the LOC123187457 gene encoding uncharacterized protein, whose amino-acid sequence MFQHRSRCELEEHPGNDAAAGISERAEFQFVYVPTVIVDLVLRSHTCSEKALLARLHGRLLQDVAWEGQTVGVEAVVDFFKAKIKHLHLRMAQVMQGTYDLFAAKKVRGSSRACNGQWRAAREGGGGVFVRRGRRPGRQRR is encoded by the exons ATGTTCCAGCACAGATCAAGATGCGAGCTAGAGGAGCATCCTGGAAACGATGCGGCAGCGGGAATCTCGGAGCGGGCCGAGTTCCAGTTCGTCTACGTGCCCACCGTGATAGTCGACCTCGTGCTTCGCTCCCACACCTGCTCCGAGAAGGCGCTCCTAGCTCGCCTACATGGTCGGTTGCTCCAG GATGTAGCTTGGGAAGGTCAGACTGTTGGAGTTGAAGCAGTTGTAGATTTCTTCAAGGCAAAAATTAAGCATTTGCACTTG AGGATGGCACAGGTGATGCAAGGAACCTACGACCTGTTTGCAGCGAAGAAGGTGAGGGGGAGCAGCCGCGCATGTAATGGCCAGTGGAGGGCAGCcagggaaggcggcggcggtgtTTTCGTGCGGCGAGGTCGCCGTCCAGGAAGGCAAAGGCGATGA